A region from the Gemmatimonadota bacterium genome encodes:
- a CDS encoding type II toxin-antitoxin system HicB family antitoxin: protein MARLWTAIIEREGDGYVALCPELDIASQGSSVTEARENLKEALELFCETASGDELNRRLH from the coding sequence ATGGCTAGATTATGGACGGCGATTATAGAGCGGGAAGGCGATGGTTACGTCGCTTTATGTCCCGAACTGGATATCGCCAGTCAAGGTTCTAGCGTGACCGAAGCCCGTGAAAACTTGAAGGAAGCCCTTGAGTTGTTCTGCGAAACAGCTTCGGGTGATGAACTAAACCGTCGTCTCCATTAG
- a CDS encoding cupin domain-containing protein, which translates to MQRHTCKRITPAEVAAKIPAPNGDRFHVALERGELQIELYIPRGVDDQKPHSRDECYVIVEGQGKFEMGGEVVPFEAGDFFFVPAKVEHRFLDFGESMTTWVIFYGPEGGEQI; encoded by the coding sequence ATGCAAAGACACACCTGCAAGCGCATCACCCCCGCGGAAGTCGCCGCGAAGATTCCCGCCCCGAACGGAGACCGGTTTCACGTCGCCCTGGAGCGCGGCGAGTTGCAGATCGAGCTGTACATCCCCCGGGGTGTGGACGATCAAAAACCCCACAGCCGTGACGAGTGCTACGTGATCGTCGAAGGGCAGGGGAAGTTCGAAATGGGGGGAGAGGTTGTGCCTTTCGAGGCCGGCGATTTCTTTTTCGTGCCGGCGAAGGTTGAGCACCGGTTTCTGGACTTCGGCGAGTCGATGACCACGTGGGTCATCTTCTACGGACCGGAAGGCGGCGAGCAGATCTGA
- a CDS encoding ion transporter has protein sequence MNAKLYEPERKSGGSRTLTEQIGRLVDSKAFQHTVLGVITAAAILVGLETSREMVARYGVWLHRLDQLVLLFFIVEAVLKMARHGRHWYRYFGDRWNVFDFLIVVACLMPAGGQYAAVLRLARVLRALRLVTAVPKLQLLVNSLLKSVTSLGYVGLLLAVLFYVYAVLGVYLFRGNDPVHFQDLATALLTLFRVVTLEDWTDVMYIQMYGSDAYPNYADFAQAHLREASRAMPFLGAAFFVSFVMLGTMIMLNLFIGVIINSMSEAQADRESEERRRHLERDGRISVGDEIGLIEEEIQKLSRRLKSLRGRADGDSGDG, from the coding sequence ATGAATGCAAAACTGTATGAACCCGAACGAAAATCCGGGGGAAGTAGGACATTGACGGAACAAATCGGTAGACTGGTCGATTCGAAGGCGTTTCAGCACACCGTACTCGGGGTGATCACGGCGGCCGCCATCCTGGTAGGACTGGAAACCTCGCGGGAAATGGTGGCCCGGTACGGCGTCTGGCTGCACCGGCTCGACCAGCTGGTCCTGCTGTTCTTCATCGTGGAAGCCGTGCTGAAGATGGCGCGCCACGGCCGTCACTGGTACCGTTACTTCGGCGACCGCTGGAACGTGTTCGATTTTCTCATCGTGGTGGCCTGCCTGATGCCCGCTGGAGGACAGTACGCGGCGGTGCTGCGCCTGGCCCGGGTGCTCCGGGCGCTGCGGCTGGTGACCGCGGTGCCGAAACTGCAGTTGCTGGTCAACTCGCTGCTCAAGTCGGTCACGTCGCTGGGATACGTCGGCCTGCTGCTGGCCGTGTTGTTCTACGTCTACGCGGTGCTGGGCGTCTACCTCTTCCGCGGCAACGATCCGGTGCACTTCCAGGACCTGGCGACGGCGCTGCTGACCCTCTTCCGGGTCGTGACCCTGGAGGACTGGACCGACGTGATGTATATCCAGATGTACGGCAGCGACGCCTACCCCAACTATGCGGATTTCGCCCAGGCCCACCTCCGCGAAGCCTCCCGGGCCATGCCCTTCCTCGGCGCCGCCTTCTTCGTTTCCTTCGTGATGCTCGGCACCATGATCATGCTGAACCTCTTCATCGGGGTCATCATCAACTCCATGTCCGAAGCCCAGGCCGACCGGGAGTCGGAGGAAAGGCGCAGGCACCTGGAGCGGGACGGCCGGATCAGCGTGGGGGATGAAATCGGGTTGATCGAGGAAGAGATCCAGAAACTGTCGAGACGGCTCAAGTCTCTGCGCGGGCGGGCGGATGGGGACAGCGGGGATGGGTGA
- a CDS encoding TonB C-terminal domain-containing protein translates to MDIYSKEYAHHSRLLGRTVTFRRNTAKYLLVAFVVAGMLHSLSLMVLLATGLLEDKNMIELTLAPYERLEQLEQAYMEMQNPPTLVDVPEEARVEEPPDDPDADVADKNAVARDLLEDTELPEGAAYSEGDLEIRTMEDSEEEEEQQHDPFAGGVPLTPREGGIEDFTELEDPPMWTSDMIIRPEYRGRGGRAGRGEGGMEGEIIASAPRPTGPEAPVFIPQDDLNELAQETRQPSYERHRRFGFGFGSTGPRVPRTDNRHTSVRDYGDFSLSTYAWDYAPYLYILRERVRRRWFAPEAFNLGLVSGRVIIRFKIMPDGALRDLEVLSYRDNDIPYQSLVASSRNAIESASPFPPLPADFLHPFLEITGTFYYQILRAR, encoded by the coding sequence ATGGATATTTACTCGAAAGAATACGCCCACCATTCCCGGCTCCTGGGACGGACCGTAACCTTTCGCCGCAATACGGCCAAGTACCTGCTGGTCGCCTTCGTAGTCGCGGGAATGCTCCATAGCCTCTCCCTGATGGTACTCCTGGCCACCGGTCTGCTCGAAGACAAGAACATGATCGAGCTCACCCTCGCGCCCTATGAGCGGCTGGAGCAGCTCGAACAGGCCTACATGGAAATGCAGAATCCGCCGACCCTGGTCGACGTGCCGGAAGAGGCCCGCGTGGAGGAACCGCCGGACGACCCCGACGCCGACGTGGCGGACAAGAACGCCGTCGCGAGAGACCTGCTGGAGGACACGGAGCTGCCCGAGGGAGCGGCCTATTCGGAAGGCGACCTGGAGATCAGGACGATGGAGGATTCCGAGGAAGAGGAAGAACAGCAGCACGACCCCTTCGCCGGCGGCGTCCCGCTCACCCCCCGGGAGGGCGGCATCGAGGACTTCACGGAACTGGAAGACCCGCCGATGTGGACCTCGGACATGATCATCCGGCCCGAATACCGGGGCAGGGGCGGACGGGCAGGCCGCGGTGAAGGCGGGATGGAAGGGGAGATTATCGCTTCGGCGCCCCGGCCTACCGGTCCGGAGGCCCCGGTCTTCATTCCCCAGGACGATCTGAACGAGCTAGCCCAGGAAACCCGGCAACCCTCGTACGAACGGCACAGGCGTTTCGGATTCGGATTCGGGAGTACCGGACCGCGGGTACCCAGGACGGACAACCGCCACACTTCGGTCAGGGATTACGGCGATTTCTCGCTCAGCACCTACGCCTGGGATTACGCGCCTTACCTGTACATCCTCCGCGAAAGGGTGAGGCGGCGCTGGTTCGCCCCGGAGGCCTTCAACCTCGGCCTGGTGAGCGGGCGGGTCATCATCAGGTTCAAGATCATGCCCGACGGCGCGCTGCGCGACCTCGAGGTCCTGTCCTACCGGGACAACGACATCCCCTACCAGTCCCTCGTGGCCTCGAGCCGCAACGCCATCGAGTCGGCCAGCCCCTTCCCGCCGCTTCCCGCCGATTTCCTCCATCCATTCCTGGAAATCACCGGCACCTTCTACTACCAGATCCTGCGTGCGAGGTAG